CCGTCGTCTTCGACTTCCAGTCGTCGCTGGAGGGGGCGGGTGCCGACGTCGACCCCGACCTGCTCTGTACGCAGTCGGCGGCGAGCGGCGAGACGGTCGTCCACTGTCACCTGACCGAATCCGAGGGGGTCGACCACGTCGTCGTGATGAGCGGCGGCGAACGCGTCACCGTCGACCGGGACCCGCCGTTCGACTTCGACGTCAGCGAGCGCCAACTGACGAGCGTGACGGGCGAGAAACAGTTCCAGGTCCTCCTCAAGGACGCCGACGGCGACACCATCCGCCGATACACCCGGACGCTGTCGATGGTGCCCGAGGGATGACGGGGGGCGAACGCTCGGCGCCACGTCGTCGAAGGGGCCGAAAGTATTTGCCCCGTCCGACACTCCGTGATCGCATGGTCTCCGACTCGACTCTCCACGCGCTAATCGGCGCCGTCGTGACCGTCGTGTTCTCGTTCGTGCCGTTCTCACCCGTACTGGGCGGGGGCGTCGCCGCCTACCTGAACGACGCCGACACGAGCGACGGCGTCAGGGTCGGCGCGCTCTCCGGCCTGATCGCGTCGATTCCGCTCCTGATCTTCGGCCTCCTCGCGTTCGCCATCTTCGGCATCTTCACCGTCGGCGGTCCCGGCATGAACGGGATGGCCGTCGGCCTCGGCGGCTTCTTCATCGTCCTCCTGATCGGTGTCGTCGCCATCGCCTACACCGTCGGTCTGAGCGCGCTGGGCGGGTATCTGGGGGCGTACTTCGTCGACGGCGCCTGAAACCGGACGGCGGCGGCGCGCCCGAATCGACGCGAGTCGCTCGACCGACGGGCGAACCGTTATACATGCTGAATGCTAACAATTATCATGTTATACCGGCCGGTCGGGACGACGGCGGCCGACGGATCTCACGCACGCCCAGTCGGTCGGATCGGCGCCGACCGACCGTCGGGGCGGCGGACGGCCCACCGTCGGAGGCGTGACCGGTGAACCCGGAAGACGACGCTGTCGGGGAGTCCGGCGAGGGCCTCCAGGTCGAACTCTTCCACCCCGACACCGAGCGCAAACCCGGCGACACCAACGTCCGCAAGTGGAAATTCGACGTCCATCCGCGGGTGTTTCCGGTCGCCTGTCTGGTGATCGCGCTGTTCGTTACGCTCACGCTGGTCTTCAGATCGCAAGCCGAGGCCGTCTTCGACGCGGTTCAGACGGGCATCTTCGCGACGGCGGGCTGGTTCTACATCCTCTCGGCGAACGTCTTCATCGTCGTCATCCTCTATTTCGCGCTCGGGAAGTTCGGCACCATCCGCCTCGGCGGCGTCGAGGCGACACCGGAGTTCAGCGACTTCTCGTGGATGGCCATGCTGTTCAGCGCCGGGATGGGCATCGGTCTCATGTTCTTCAGCGTTGCCGAACCGATATTCCACTTCGGGACGGTACCACCCTTCTTCGGCGGGGTGGAAAGCCGGACGGCCGCGGCCGGTAGCGCGGCGATGGCCACGACGTTTTTTCACTGGGGACTCCACCCGTGGGCGATATACGCGCTCGTCGGTCTCGGGTTGGCCTTCTTCTCGTTCAACCGCGGCCTTCCGCTGACCTTCCGGTCGATCTTCTGGCCGCTGCTCGGCGAGCGCATCTACGGGTGGCCGGGACACGTCATCGACGTGCTCTCCGTCATGGCGACGCTGTTCGGCCTCTCGACGTCGCTGGGAATCGGCGTCCAGCAGATCAACGCCGGCCTCGCCGTCCTGTCGGGGCAGTTTCTCCCCGTGACGGTGCCGCAGGCGACGTGGGTGCAGGTCGTCCTCATCGGCATCATCACCGCCATCGCGACGCTGTCGGTGGCCGCCGGACTCGACGGGGGCGTCCGTCGACTCAGCGAAGCCAACCTCTACCTGATGGGCCTGCTTCTGGGCCTGATGGTGGTCGTCGGACCGACGCTGTACCTCCTCGGAACCTTCGTCTCGAGCATCGGCGCCTACGTCGGCGTCCTCCCGGAACTGGCGTTCTGGACCGAGACGGCCGGGGGGTCGGGGTGGCAACGCGGCTGGACGATATTCTACTGGGGCTGGTGGATATCGTGGTCGCCGTTCGTCGGCATGTTCATCGCCCGCATCTCGAAGGGACGCACCGTCCGCGAGTTCGTCCTCGGCGTCCTCCTGCTGCCGTCGCTGTTTTCGTTCTTCTGGATGTCCGTCTTCGGTGGGTCGGCGCTGTTCGTCGAGTTGGAGACGGCGGGGACGCTCGTCGACGCCGTCGACGCCGACGTGGCGACGGCGATGTTCGAACTGTTCGCCGTCTTCCCGCTGACGGTGCCGATGTCGGTCCTCGGCGTCGTGTTGGTCGTCACGTTCTTCGTCACCTCCTCGGACTCCGGATCGCTGGTGATCGATCACCTGACCTCGGGAGGGAAACACGACGGCTCGGTCGTCCAGCGCGTCTTCTGGGCGCTGACCGAGGGCGTCGTCGCCGCCGTGTTGCTGGTCGGTGGCGGCCTGACCGCGCTCCAGGCCGCCTCCATCGCGACCGGACTCCCGTTCGCGGCCGTCCTCCTGTTGATGTGCTATACCGTCTATCTGGGGCTCGCCCGCGAACACGAGATCATGGCCTCCGCCGAGTTCGCGGCGTGGCTCGAGCGAATCGAGGCCGACGGTGCCGAGGACGCGAGACTCGACGCGGCGACGGGTGACTCGGCCGCCGGCATCGACTGATGCGGGGTACTGTCCGTCAGTACCGGTGGTTCGTCGAGGGGAAAAACGGGCACGTTGGGATCCGGTTCGCTGGCGATATGCAACCCCGATGGTAGCGAACGCAGTTCGTCCACCCAAACCTTTTCGCTGTAAGCGTTGTAAGGATTGAACAGAGGTATCAGCACGTATGTCCAACGCCAGCAAACGAATCCCGGTCACGGAGGAGCGGTGGAAGGAACTGAACGAGCTCAAGGGCGCGGGCGAGACGTACGACGACCTGCTCGGGGAACTGATCCGGGAACACCAGCGCCGACGACTCGCCGAACGAGCGACGGAAGTCCGTGAAGCAGACACTGACGAACTGACGTCGCTCGATGAGTTATGAGGTTCTCCTCGCGGAGGACGCCCGTGAGTACGTCGCCGCGCTAGACGAGAAGAGCACGCGCATCGTGACGGACAATCTCCGGAAATTAGCGGACGATCCGTATCCGAGACCGGATTCGGGGTCCGGTGACAAAGAGAAACTGGTGATCGAGGGCGAGGAGCTTTATCGTCTGCATATCGGACGAACTCACACCGCGTTCTACGACGTACTCGAAGCGAACGAGGAAGTCCGCGTGATCGAGATCGTGGACATCGACGAGGCGCACAAGCGCTACGGGTTCGACTGAGACGGATTGTGTACCGGTAGCTACGCGTCGCTTGCCACCTGTTCCCTGCGACCGAGCAGCCAGCCCAGTGCGAACAGCGGAAGCGCAGGCAACCCACCAAAGACGAGCACGCCGACGGAAGCACCCATCGGGAACGGACTAGTTTGCAGGAGGGTAGTAACACCGGTCGCGACCGCAGCCAAGACGACGGTGCCGGCGGCCCACGTCCACCGCCGCCGGCGCAGACAGACACCGAGTGGGTATCCCAAGAGGGCAACGGCGAGTGCGCCCACCGGAACCAGCGAGCGGCCGCGTCTCGTGCCGGCGAAGATGAAAATCGTCCCAGCCAGCCAGATGACGGCGGCGAACCCGAGCGACACCGGCGGCGCCGGACGCCCAGCCAGGTGGACGGACGCCGCGGCCGCGAGCAAAACGAGTCCGGCGCCAGCGAAGACGACCCCGGGAAGCGCCACGAGGAAAGTAGGAAGCGAAAGCAGGAGCACGCCGGCAACGGTCAGGAAGAAGCCCGCACCGCCGAGTCGTCGAACCGTCGTGGTCCGGTCGTTCGTTTCGGACCCCGTATCCATGGTCGCCCCCAGAAGGGAGCGGGCATTAAGCCTACGCACGGCGGTGTTTCGATCGGCGGACAGCATCGTCCCCGACGAGGCCGAGCGAAGTCGAAGCGGATGGAATTCCGGCTACGTGACCCCGGCCGACGACGCCGCCTCCCATCCAGTAGTCGCGACGACGCACTACCGTTCGCGGATAGCGGGCACGATGGGAGTCCCGTGAGTGAGCGAAGCGAACGAACGGGACTACATCGTGGCCGCGAACGACCGAAGGGAGTGAGCGGGCACGATGGGATTTGAACCACGGTCGCGGCAAAGCCGCTCCCTGATTCAAATCCCAGCAGCCGCTACTGCTCACTGACGTTCGCAGATAGCGGGCACGATGGGATTTGAACCCACGACCGTCGGATGACTTCCCACACACGGGGTCGCGTGTGGCTAGAAGTCCGACGCTCTATCCGGACTGAGCTACGTGCCCCCACCGACGGAACGACGGGCGCATCAAAAAACCGTTCGATAAGACCCGTCGTAAGTCGTTTCCGCTGGTTCGCCGGAACCAGGGGACGAACAGGGACGACGGGCCGTAGAAACCTCAGCCGTCGAAGCGATACAGCGACGTGACGAGTGGCAGGCGGTCGAACATCGGAATCGCGATGGGGAGGCCGACGACGGTGACGGCGAGGAAGGCGGCGACGTTCGCCCAGAGCCACCCGAGCCACCAGCCGACGAGGACGAAATAGAGCGCGCGAACCCCGAGCGACCGCTGGCCGACGGCGGCGTCGGGGTCGCCGAGCGAGCGGGGTTCCTTCAGGGTGAGAACGGTGGGAACGAGGTTGATCAGTTTGACGCCGAGGGGAGCGCCGACGACGGTGGCACAGAGGAACCACGCGGCGTTGACGACGGCGGGGGTCGCCCACCAGCCGACGACGACGAACCAGAGGGCACGGGTGAGAAGCGAGCGTTGGGCCATGTGAAAGGGAGGCGGAGCGCGGGGAAAAGTCGCGCGGTGGGCGGTCAGAGGGTATAAGGCCGCGAGACGGGTAGCGGGTACCGATGAGGGTATTCGGTACCGTCGGGCTTCCGGGAAGTGGCAAGGGCGAGGCGGCGGCCGTCGCCCGCGAGGCCGGCGTCCCGGTCGTCACGATGGGCGACGTGATCCGCGAGGCGTGTCGCGACCGGGGGCTGGACCCGGCGGAGCACCACGGCGAGGTGGCGCAGGCGCTCCGGGAAGAGGAGGGCGAGGCGGCCATCGCGGAGCGCTCGTTGCCTCTGATCCGGGACGCACTGGAGGAGTCGGAGACGGTTCTCGTCGACGGCCTGCGCTCGCCCGCCGAGGTGGCGCGCTTCGAGGACGCCTTCGGCGACGACTTCGTCGTCGTGAACGTCGAAGCGCCGTTCGAGACGCGAGTCGAACGGCTGGCCGACCGGGAGCGCGACGCCTCCGACGCGGACCGCGAGGCGCTCAGAGCGCGGGAGGAGCGCGAACGCGGCTTCGGCATGGACGCGGTGATGGACGACGCGGACGTGACCGTCGACAACACGGGGTCGCTCGACGCCTTCCGGGCGCGGATTCGTGACCTGCTGGAGGCCGAGCCATGATCTACCGGATCGACGTGCGGGTGATCGCGCCCGTCCGCGATACGGAGGTCACCGACCGCGTCGCCGACGCGGTTCGGAACCTGTTCCCGAACGCGGAGCTTCGGGAGGAGCCGGGGCGACTCGTCGCCGAGGCTCACTCGATGGACGCGTTCGCCGAACGGCTCCACGAACAGGAGATCCTCGACACTGCGCGCAAGGAGTTCTTCGGCCGCGCCGACGAGGATGGGTTCGCGTTCGCGCTGAAAAAGCAGGCGGCGTTCGAGGGCGTCATCAACTTCGCGGTGGGCAACCCGGACGAACTCGGCGATATCGAGGTGCAAGTGACGGTCCACGAACCCGACGTGGAGGGGTTCGTGGATCACGTCGCGCCGCCGACTGAAGACGGCAAGCCGATTCGACCCGACGACGAAGGGTGACCGGCGAGGCGCGACGTGGCCACGGTCGTGGATCACGTCGCGCCGCCGACTGAAGACGGCAAGCCGATTCGACCCGACGACGAAGGGTGACCGGCGAGGCGCGACGTGGCCACGGTCGTGGATCACGTCGCGCCGCCGACTGAAGACGGCAAGCCGATTCGACCCGACGACGAAGGGTGACCGGCGAGGCGCGACGTGGCCACGGTCGTGGATCACGTCGCGCCGCCGACTGAAGACGGCAAGCCGATTCGACCCGCCGCTCAGAACAGTTCCTCGTGACGCGAGGCGAGGTCGGTGTACCCGCCCGTGCTGTAGTCCTCGAAGATAGCGTCGGCGTCGATGTCCGTCTCGGCGAGCGGCGTCGCCCGCGCGGGCACGCCGCGGACGAACGACTCGGGCGGAACGTCGTACCCCTCGGGGACGACGGTGCCGGAGGCGACGATACAGCGCTCGCCGACGTGGACGTCCGCGTTGACCGTCGTGTTGAACCCGACCAGTGCCCCGTCGTCGACCGTGGCCTCGTTCAGGACGGCGCCGTGGCCGATCATCACCCGCTCCCCGAGCGACACGGCGTGCAACACGGCGTTGTCGCCCACGTGTGATCCGGTGCCGACGTCGACCGGCGCCACGTCGCCCCGGAGGACGACCCCGGGCCAGACGCTGGCGTCGGCGCCGACGCGTACGTCGCCGACGAGCGTCGCCTCGCGGCTGACGCGGGCGTCGTCGTGAACCTCCGGCCGAACCCCCTCGAACGCGTAGTCGCGGCTGTCGACCATGACGGCCGTACGACACGTGGTACCGAATAGCTTACCCCGGTCGTTTTGCGCCTCGGCGTGCGAGGACGGGTATGGCATTCACCGTCTCGACGGACGCCCGCCTCGACGTGGTGGACGTGACCGACCGAGTCTCCGCGGCGGTCCCGGACGGCCGGGACGGCACGGCGACCGTCTTCGTCGACCACACCACCGCGGGCGTCGTCGTCAACGAGGCCGAACCGCGCTTGCTGGAGGATATACGGACGTTTCTCGCCGATCTGGTCCCCGACGAGGGGTGGGAACACGACCAACTCGACGGGAACGCCGACTCGCACCTCCGGGCGCTCCTGCTGGGACCGTCGGAGACGGTACCGGTCGTGGACGGCGACCTCTCGCTCGGCCGGTGGCAGTCGATTCTCCTGGTGGAGTGTGACGGGCCGCGCGAGCGGACGGTCCGGGTGCGCTAGACGAACACGAGGACGGCGAGATAGAGGAGGACGACGCCGAGCACGTCGCAGGTGTTGGTGACGACGGGGATCACCACGTCGTCGGGGTCGAGTTCGAGGCGGTAGGCGGCGTAGGTGGCGACGACGGTGACGAGGACGGCGAGGACGGCAAGGGAGAGGCCGCTGGTGAGCGAGACGGCGAGCACCGTCCACGGCGAGAGGGCGGTCGCTCCGGTGAGAGCACTCAGGCTCCACGCGCCGAGGCCGACGACGGGGAAGACGGTGGCGGCGAGCGCGACGGTGGCGAGGGCGTTGCCAGCGAGCGTCTCGTCGTCCGGGGCGAAGGAGAGCGTCCCGAGGTGGAAGGCGGTCGAGAGGCGGGCCGCGAGGACGCTCCCGAGGTTCCCCGCGGTGCCGATGGTGACGGGGACGAGGACGAGCAGGGAGGGGTAGCGGAGCAGGGTGTCCTCGAAGCTCCCGAGGACGAGTCCGCTCCCGAGTTCGACGAGGGTCAGAAGGAGGAGGATGGGGAGCATCGCCCGCGTGATGGCGCGGACGGTCCAGTCGGTCGCCACTCAGACCCCTCCGAGGACGAGCGCGACGGTTCGGACCGCGATCAGGAGAAAGAGGACGCCGAAGACGTCGCCGGTGGTGGTGACCAGCGGCCCGACGAGCGTGTCGGGGTTGTAGCCGCGGCGGTAGCCCGCGAAGACCACGGTGACGACGACGACGACGAGCGTCACGCCGGAGAGGAGGCCGGCGACGACGGCGATACCGACCAGTCGTCCGAGGCTCGCGACGGGCGCGCCGAGCGCCGACAGAATCGCGACCGCGGCCGTCGCGGCGAACACCGAGGCGACGATGCCGTTGGCGAGCGCCGCGGCCGCCGCCGCGCGGATGCGGCGGTCGCCGGCGCGGATCCGCGGTTCGATCAGGCCCTGGTGGAGGCCGGTCGCCAGCCGCGCTCCGAGCGAGCCGTAGACGTTGCCGCGGGTGGCGAGGAGGGCGGGGACGAGGACGAGGAGGCCCTCGACGGCGCGGAGATCCGAACGCATCCCGCCGAGGACGAGGCCGGCGAGGAGGCCACCGACGAGGCTGGCGCCGAGGGCGGGAAGCGCCTCGCGGTACGCCTCGACGGCAACCTCGCGGACGGTCATCGTCGGGGGCAACGCGGGCCGGGATGAAAAGTCGGGCGACTGCACGGACATCACCGCGAGCGGTCGAGCCTCACGGCTCCGTGAGCGCGAGGGCGGTGACGACGAGCATCGCGAGGGCCAACACCGCCGCCATCGCGCCGAACGCGACGGAGAAGGAGGCCACGTCGGAGAGGTAGCCGACGATGGTCGGGGAGACGGCGCTCATCCCCACCATCGAGGTGCGGACGACGCCGAGCGTCCCGCCCGCCACGTCGTCGGGGATGAGGTTCATCAGGTGCGCGTCGCGGCCGGGGCGGGGACCGTGGAGACCGACGCCGAGGACGACCGTCGCGGCGCCGACGGTCAGGGGGCCGACGCCAGCGACGACGAGGACGACGAGCGCCGCGATGCCAAGCGCGAGGAGGACGGCGATGACGCGGAGGTGTCCCAGCCGGTCGGCGAGGTCACCGGTGACGGGCTGGACGGCCGAGACGACGAAAAAGGCGCTGTACAGCAGGCCGGCGAGGCTGGCGTCGATACCCGCTCGGGTCTCCAGAAAGAGCGGGAGGAAGGCCGTGATGCCGCTGATGGCGAGGCCGAGAAGGACGGCGACGAAGGCGAACGCGGAGAAGCGCGGCGCCGCGAACGCAGTGAGATACGAGCGAAAGCCGTCGTCGGCGTCGAAACCGGCGTCGGCGTCGCCGTCGGGGAGGCGGGCGGGGACTCGCACCGCGAACGCACCCGCGAGACAGAGGCCGCCGACGGCGGCGGCGAGAAAGAGCGACTCCCAAGGGAGCGCCGCGGCGAGGACGGCGACGACGGCGGCGGGCGCGAGGACGCCGCCGAATTCACCCACGAAGTCCATCAGGCCGAGGGCGCGCCCGGATCGCTCGGTGTAGACGCTCGTCAGGAGGGTGATGGCGACGGTCTTGTGTGCACCGGTGCCGACGCCGATGCCGACGACGGCGACGACGAGGAGGGCGTACGACGTCGAGAGGAAAAGCGCGAGGGCGGCGGCGGAGGCGACGACGGCCCCGCCGACGATGACGCGGACGGTTCCGACCCGATCCGCGAGAGCGCCGGACGGGAACTGCATGACGGCGTACCCGCCCATGAGCGCCGAGAACAGCAATCCGAGTTCGGTGTTGGAGACGCCGTACGTCGACTGGAAGGTGCCGAACAGGGGCGGAAAGGCGTAACGGAGGAACTTCGCCAGAAACCAGAGCAGCGCCGTCAGCGCGAGGACGTCGAGGGTGCGGAGACGGGCGACCCAGCGATGGGAGACGAGCGACACGGGGGGCTTTGGGACCGTCTCCCACAAAAAAATGTGCCTACCCGAAGGGACCGCCCATGCCGCCCATGCCGCCCATCCCGCCGCCACCGCCGTCACCCTGTTGCATCTTCTTCATCATCCGCTGCATGTCGCCGTCGCCCATCCCCTGGAACTGCTTGATGGTCCGCTCCATCATCTTGTGCTGTTCGAGGAGTTCGCGGATCGACTCCGCGTCGACGCCGGCGCCGCGGGCGATGCGCTCGACGCGTTCCTGCCCGATGACGCGGGGGTTCTCCAACTCCTCCTCGGTCATCGAATCCATCGCCACGTCGAACGTGCGCATCCGGTCCTGGGTCACGTCCATGGCGTCGTCCGGCAACTGATCCATCAGGCCGCCGCCCATGCCGGGGATCATGTCCATCACCTGATCCAGCGGCCCCATGTTGTTCATCGCCTCCATCTGCTTTTGCATGTCCTTCAGCGTGAAGGACCCCTTCATGATATCCTGTGGGTCCCAATCGTCGTCCTCGTCGCCCGTCTCGGCCATGGCGCGCTCGACCCGTTCGGAGAGCTGTTTGAGGTCGCCCATCCCCAGCAGCCGGGAGATGAAGCCGTTGGGCTCGAAGCGCTCGATGTCCTGCACCGTCTCGCCGGTACCCAGGAAGGCGATGGAGGACTCGGTTTCGTTGACGGCGGTCAGGGCACCGCCACCTTTCGCCGTCCCGTCGAGTTTCGTGATGACGACGCCGTCGATGCCGATGGAGTCGTCGAACTGGCGGGCCTGATCTTTCGCCCCCTGCCCGATGGCGGCGTCGAGGACGAGCAGCGAGCGGTCGGGGTCGACGACGGAATCGATCTCTTCGATTTCGTCGATCAGGTCGTCTTCGAGGGCGTGGCGGCCGGCGGTGTCGACGATGTGCACGTCGGCGTCGGCGGTCGCCTCCAGCCCGTCGCGGGCGATCTGGACCGGATCGTCGGCGTCGGGATCGCCGTAGAAAGAGACCTCGGCGCGGTCGGCCATCTGCTCGGCCTGATCGTAGGCGCCGGGGCGGAAGGTGTCGGTCTGGATGACGGCGGGGCGGAGCCCCTTCTTCGAGAACCACCACGCCATCTTCGCGGCGGAGGTGGTCTTACCCGACCCCTGCAGGCCGGCGAGCAGGATCGTCTGCGGTTCCAGCGGAATCTCCGTCGACTCGCCGATCAGGTCGACCAGTTCCTCGTAGACGATCTTGAGGACGTGATCGCGGGCGCTCGTGCCGGCCGGCGGCTCCTCCTCCAGGGCACGCGTCTCGATGGCGTCCGAGAGGTCCATCACGAGGGAGACGTCGACGTCGGCCTGGAGCAAGGAGCGCTGAATCTCCTTGACGACCTCCGAGACGTCGTCCTCGTCGAGGCGGGACTTCCCCTGCAGCTTCGAGAGGGTGCCGCGCAGGGAACTCCCCAGATTGTCGAGTACCATTATCCACCGATACGCGCTGGCGCCGGTAAAGGCTTTGTTCACGCGAGGAACGAGTATAAGTCACTCCCTTCCCAACGCCGGGCGATGCAGCGGCGTGCCTACCTCCTCGCACTGGCCGGCGTGAGCGGCCTCGCCGGCTGTTCGGACGGCGGATCGTCGGCGTCGGCGGGCGACACCGAAACGGCGACGCCGACGCCCACCGCGACGCGGACGGCCACCGCCACCGCGACGGCCACGCCCGAGCCGACGCCCACCCCCGGCGCCCGGTCGCTCGCCCCCTACCGCTCGTGGCTCGTCGCGCCGACGCCCGTCACGCCGTACACCTACGAGTTCACGCACCTCTCGCTCTCGGCGGTGCGGGCCGACGCCACCGGGTCGTTCGCCGAGTCGCTGAACACCTACTGGCGACAGCGGACGGCGGCCTACTTCGGCTTCGAAGTGCCCGTGTCGAGCCTCGACGCGGTCCTGACCGTGAACCACTCCAGCGTCGCCAACGAGTCCTACCGCGTCGCCGGCGGCTCGTTCGATCCCGCGGCGCTCCGGAGCGCCCTCGACGGCGCCGGCTTCGACGCCGACGGCTACGTCGACGACCTCCAGCGGTTCACGCGGACCGAGGAGGGCCAACTGCGCGTCGTCGGCCTCCACCCGGACGTGCTCGTCAGCGTCCGCACCGAGGCGTCGGCGACGGCGCCGCTCGAACGGGGCGTCGAGC
This window of the Haloplanus rubicundus genome carries:
- a CDS encoding type II toxin-antitoxin system RelE family toxin, which encodes MSYEVLLAEDAREYVAALDEKSTRIVTDNLRKLADDPYPRPDSGSGDKEKLVIEGEELYRLHIGRTHTAFYDVLEANEEVRVIEIVDIDEAHKRYGFD
- a CDS encoding BCCT family transporter; translation: MNPEDDAVGESGEGLQVELFHPDTERKPGDTNVRKWKFDVHPRVFPVACLVIALFVTLTLVFRSQAEAVFDAVQTGIFATAGWFYILSANVFIVVILYFALGKFGTIRLGGVEATPEFSDFSWMAMLFSAGMGIGLMFFSVAEPIFHFGTVPPFFGGVESRTAAAGSAAMATTFFHWGLHPWAIYALVGLGLAFFSFNRGLPLTFRSIFWPLLGERIYGWPGHVIDVLSVMATLFGLSTSLGIGVQQINAGLAVLSGQFLPVTVPQATWVQVVLIGIITAIATLSVAAGLDGGVRRLSEANLYLMGLLLGLMVVVGPTLYLLGTFVSSIGAYVGVLPELAFWTETAGGSGWQRGWTIFYWGWWISWSPFVGMFIARISKGRTVREFVLGVLLLPSLFSFFWMSVFGGSALFVELETAGTLVDAVDADVATAMFELFAVFPLTVPMSVLGVVLVVTFFVTSSDSGSLVIDHLTSGGKHDGSVVQRVFWALTEGVVAAVLLVGGGLTALQAASIATGLPFAAVLLLMCYTVYLGLAREHEIMASAEFAAWLERIEADGAEDARLDAATGDSAAGID
- a CDS encoding signal recognition particle protein Srp54, which gives rise to MVLDNLGSSLRGTLSKLQGKSRLDEDDVSEVVKEIQRSLLQADVDVSLVMDLSDAIETRALEEEPPAGTSARDHVLKIVYEELVDLIGESTEIPLEPQTILLAGLQGSGKTTSAAKMAWWFSKKGLRPAVIQTDTFRPGAYDQAEQMADRAEVSFYGDPDADDPVQIARDGLEATADADVHIVDTAGRHALEDDLIDEIEEIDSVVDPDRSLLVLDAAIGQGAKDQARQFDDSIGIDGVVITKLDGTAKGGGALTAVNETESSIAFLGTGETVQDIERFEPNGFISRLLGMGDLKQLSERVERAMAETGDEDDDWDPQDIMKGSFTLKDMQKQMEAMNNMGPLDQVMDMIPGMGGGLMDQLPDDAMDVTQDRMRTFDVAMDSMTEEELENPRVIGQERVERIARGAGVDAESIRELLEQHKMMERTIKQFQGMGDGDMQRMMKKMQQGDGGGGGMGGMGGMGGPFG
- a CDS encoding DUF5518 domain-containing protein, yielding MVSDSTLHALIGAVVTVVFSFVPFSPVLGGGVAAYLNDADTSDGVRVGALSGLIASIPLLIFGLLAFAIFGIFTVGGPGMNGMAVGLGGFFIVLLIGVVAIAYTVGLSALGGYLGAYFVDGA
- a CDS encoding MFS transporter → MSLVSHRWVARLRTLDVLALTALLWFLAKFLRYAFPPLFGTFQSTYGVSNTELGLLFSALMGGYAVMQFPSGALADRVGTVRVIVGGAVVASAAALALFLSTSYALLVVAVVGIGVGTGAHKTVAITLLTSVYTERSGRALGLMDFVGEFGGVLAPAAVVAVLAAALPWESLFLAAAVGGLCLAGAFAVRVPARLPDGDADAGFDADDGFRSYLTAFAAPRFSAFAFVAVLLGLAISGITAFLPLFLETRAGIDASLAGLLYSAFFVVSAVQPVTGDLADRLGHLRVIAVLLALGIAALVVLVVAGVGPLTVGAATVVLGVGLHGPRPGRDAHLMNLIPDDVAGGTLGVVRTSMVGMSAVSPTIVGYLSDVASFSVAFGAMAAVLALAMLVVTALALTEP
- a CDS encoding RNA-binding domain-containing protein codes for the protein MIYRIDVRVIAPVRDTEVTDRVADAVRNLFPNAELREEPGRLVAEAHSMDAFAERLHEQEILDTARKEFFGRADEDGFAFALKKQAAFEGVINFAVGNPDELGDIEVQVTVHEPDVEGFVDHVAPPTEDGKPIRPDDEG
- a CDS encoding gamma carbonic anhydrase family protein, whose product is MVDSRDYAFEGVRPEVHDDARVSREATLVGDVRVGADASVWPGVVLRGDVAPVDVGTGSHVGDNAVLHAVSLGERVMIGHGAVLNEATVDDGALVGFNTTVNADVHVGERCIVASGTVVPEGYDVPPESFVRGVPARATPLAETDIDADAIFEDYSTGGYTDLASRHEELF
- a CDS encoding magnesium transporter: MATDWTVRAITRAMLPILLLLTLVELGSGLVLGSFEDTLLRYPSLLVLVPVTIGTAGNLGSVLAARLSTAFHLGTLSFAPDDETLAGNALATVALAATVFPVVGLGAWSLSALTGATALSPWTVLAVSLTSGLSLAVLAVLVTVVATYAAYRLELDPDDVVIPVVTNTCDVLGVVLLYLAVLVFV
- a CDS encoding magnesium transporter — protein: MTVREVAVEAYREALPALGASLVGGLLAGLVLGGMRSDLRAVEGLLVLVPALLATRGNVYGSLGARLATGLHQGLIEPRIRAGDRRIRAAAAAALANGIVASVFAATAAVAILSALGAPVASLGRLVGIAVVAGLLSGVTLVVVVVTVVFAGYRRGYNPDTLVGPLVTTTGDVFGVLFLLIAVRTVALVLGGV
- a CDS encoding YccF domain-containing protein, with protein sequence MAQRSLLTRALWFVVVGWWATPAVVNAAWFLCATVVGAPLGVKLINLVPTVLTLKEPRSLGDPDAAVGQRSLGVRALYFVLVGWWLGWLWANVAAFLAVTVVGLPIAIPMFDRLPLVTSLYRFDG
- a CDS encoding secondary thiamine-phosphate synthase enzyme YjbQ translates to MAFTVSTDARLDVVDVTDRVSAAVPDGRDGTATVFVDHTTAGVVVNEAEPRLLEDIRTFLADLVPDEGWEHDQLDGNADSHLRALLLGPSETVPVVDGDLSLGRWQSILLVECDGPRERTVRVR
- a CDS encoding AAA family ATPase, translating into MRVFGTVGLPGSGKGEAAAVAREAGVPVVTMGDVIREACRDRGLDPAEHHGEVAQALREEEGEAAIAERSLPLIRDALEESETVLVDGLRSPAEVARFEDAFGDDFVVVNVEAPFETRVERLADRERDASDADREALRAREERERGFGMDAVMDDADVTVDNTGSLDAFRARIRDLLEAEP